The proteins below are encoded in one region of Cyclopterus lumpus isolate fCycLum1 chromosome 8, fCycLum1.pri, whole genome shotgun sequence:
- the LOC117735212 gene encoding uncharacterized protein LOC117735212: MTVKVQGLHAMEELSVNVRGEWTPLGELAEQCGYRLERQDAEIIIAAPFITCGVTVKDGKYTLSLQVGGKTFTLACPVSPHEELSLTRQPVFNSPPHLTRRPAEHMPESLDPFPWAPPFYLAPPYYPHPTYQHRYPSPDERTADIPPTPSSSTPDPTVSPHSFLPVASQSDYQNYNSYPIRVAEPYTHFGVHGSLPSTVEAQDSGRVYPDLSDSPVLGVSERHSAARSVSSNTGLLIQVESPPPLQPPNHAFNPYYHYYHHPKIPLRVPPQDPYPGLEVPREVSLTNPNNPENLVLPHNMQQSEAQIPQASHPHTIPTSPPKASALYTPHPPDPYPNHYSHYFPHVVQGEAIRLAPLNPDTAAKANLPNHQNSKSNAFIHPLPCSSQVHDGYNLNTVDSQNADKIMIFQKNSPEGIKPPLFSELNVELDAPVAPAVQPPLPHTYPPRPSAVAAPPPEQPSVPTPSPNHNLPPYPYNPYYLYYQMYYEPEGLHDRVSPTSFKEVVEHLPRASSSPTRHSSYTNQQTTTPPTKPAHDVHNDPLHPYYHYYYSYYNTPQHPYDAFGRPGGEKAEERLDNEMKDLLGAVFSTPSASPQGLGRASYFDCSISLGCCSYPVKDCTMGQHLIFAMPDSVVEPSVAHPPEGSNVSCTLQKLTPDLYAVPLDGCGVSKHVFGQTVVYLLEVLALQQDHSAELQNSPIRLMVECISFPGFPSEVKLHVMDPPPPPPVPSTPSMGTLLLRIATDETFTSFHPEAHLPLSLMRGRSVYMEVNLLDPPEPGLVLLVHSCLAFTQAPYASWMPVYDGCGGDSQLLPSPRSNPHHLRRFSFSGFRSLDSESPEGGYSHLGDPEIYFLCLTEVCSAAGGHCTVGCINGPNGGV, translated from the exons ATGACCGTCAAAGTGCAGGGACTCCATGCTATGGAGGAGCTGAGCGTAAATG TCCGAGGTGAATGGACCCCTTTGGGGGAGTTAGCCGAGCAGTGTGGCTACAGGCTGGAAAGACAAGATGCAGAAATTATAATTGCTGCTCCATTCATTACATGTGGCGTCACAGTAAAG GATGGAAAATACACACTTTCTCTTCAGGTGGGAGGGAAGACTTTCACACTGGCCTGTCCCGTCTCTCCCCATGAAGAACTCTCACTGACCCGTCAGCCTGTGTTCAACAGCCCTCCTCATCTCACCAGAAGGCCAGCAGAGCACATGCCAGAATCCCTGGACCCATTTCCATGGGCTCCACCTTTCTACCTGGCCCCCCCTTATTACCCCCACCCTACATATCAACACAGGTATCCTAGTCCTGATGAACGCACTGCAGATATCCCTCCTACCCCCTCATCTTCAACTCCTGACCCTACAGTTAGTCCTCATTCTTTCCTCCCTGTTGCTTCCCAGTCAGACTATCAGAACTACAACTCTTACCCCATTCGAGTCGCAGAGCCTTATACACATTTCGGTGTCCACGGTTCTCTGCCTTCTACGGTTGAAGCGCAGGATTCTGGTCGGGTGTATCCAGATCTATCAGACAGCCCTGTGCTAGGTGTCTCCGAGCGGCATAGTGCTGCCCGTTCCGTCTCCTCAAATACAGGCTTACTAATTCAAGTTGAATCCCCACCTCCTCTCCAGCCCCCCAACCATGCCTTCAATCCATACTATCACTACTACCATCACCCTAAAATCCCTCTCCGTGTCCCGCCTCAAGACCCTTATCCAGGCCTCGAGGTTCCCAGAGAAGTGTCTTTAACTAATCCTAATAACCCTGAGAATCTGGTGTTGCCCCACAACATGCAGCAGTCTGAGGCTCAGATACCACAGGCTTCTCATCCCCACACCATTCCAACTAGTCCTCCCAAAGCCTCTGCACTGTACACACCTCATCCTCCAGATCCCTATCCAAACCACTACTCTCATTACTTTCCACATGTTGTACAGGGCGAGGCCATAAGATTGGCGCCTCTCAATCCTGACACGGCTGCAAAAGCCAATTTGCCTAATCATCAAAACTCAAAGTCTAACGCCTTCATTCATCCACTTCCTTGTTCATCACAGGTTCATGACGGATACAACTTAAATACTGTTGATTCCCAAAACGCAGACAAAATAATGATCTTTCAAAAGAATAGTCCAGAAGGGATCAAACCTCCACTTTTCTCAGAACTAAATGTTGAGCTGGATGCTCCTGTGGCCCCAGCAGTCcaacctcccctcccccacactTACCCTCCTAGGCCCAGCGCTGTTGCAGCGCCACCTCCCGAACAACCCTCCGTCCCCACTCCATCACCCAACCATAATCTTCCTCCTTACCCATACAACCCGTATTATCTCTACTACCAGATGTATTATGAACCTGAGGGTTTACACGATCGCGTCTCTCCGACTTCCTTCAAAGAAGTTGTGGAGCATCTCCCCCGAGCGTCTTCCTCCCCAACTCGGCATTCATCCTATACCAATCAACAAACCACTACTCCACCCACAAAACCAGCGCATGATGTTCACAATGACCCCCTACATCCTTACTACCACTATTATTATTCCTATTATAACACACCGCAACATCCATATGATGCTTTTGGACGTCCTGGTGGCGAAAAAGCAGAAGAGAGGCTGGATAATGAAATGAAAG ATCTACTCGGAGCTGTGTTTTCCACGCCCTCTGCCTCGCCCCAGGGCCTTGGCCGTGCGTCATATTTCGACTGCAGCATCTCTCTGGGCTGCTGCTCGTACCCTGTGAAGG ACTGTACAATGGGACAACATTTAATCTTTGCGATGCCGGACTCCGTGGTGGAGCCCTCGGTGGCTCATCCCCCTGAGGGCAGTAATGTGTCCTGCACTCTGCAGAagctgacccctgacctctacGCTGTGCCGCTGGACGGCTGTGGAGTGAGCAAACAT GTGTTTGGTCAGACTGTGGTTTACCTGTTGGAAGTCCTCGCTCTTCAACAAGACCACAGCGCTGAGCTACAGAACTCTCCCATCAG GTTGATGGTGGAATGTATCTCCTTCCCGGGTTTCCCAAGTGAAGTGAAGCTCCACGTGATGgatccacctcctccacctcccgtTCCCTCTACACCATCCATGGGCACTCTGCTACTCAGAATTGCCACAG ACGAGACCTTCACCAGCTTCCACCCCGAGGCTCACCTGCCTCTCAGCCTCATGCGAGGCAGATCCGTTTATATGGAGGTGAACCTCCTGGACCCCCCCGAGCCCGgcctggtgctgctggtccACTCATGCCTGGCTTTCACTCAAGCTCCATATGCCAGTTGGATGCCGGTTTATGATGG GTGTGGTGGTGACTCACAGCTGCTTCCGTCTCCGCGCTCTAACCCTCACCACCTCCGGAGGTTCAGTTTCTCTGGCTTCCGGTCTCTAGACTCAGAAAGTCCTGAAGGAGGATACTCTCACCTGGGGGACCCAGAG ATCTACTTCTTGTGCTTGACAGAAGTGTGCTCTGCTGCAGGAGGGCACTGCACTGTGGGCTGCATCAACG GTCCAAACGGTGGTGTATGA